The following are from one region of the Endozoicomonas sp. 4G genome:
- a CDS encoding TlpA disulfide reductase family protein has protein sequence MRYFFFRLFPLMLATLFLSACSEPDLTDTQGKGVFLKDDKGRWSVINIWAHWCAPCREEIPELNALASDGKVRVLGYDFDHSQGEKLVKKAKHMGIQFPVVTESPMALLAIKPPQALPATMIVNPQGELVEVLYGPQTKESLEQKIQSLKSKVKADD, from the coding sequence ATGCGATACTTTTTTTTCCGACTTTTTCCACTGATGCTGGCCACTCTCTTTTTGTCTGCCTGCTCTGAACCGGATTTGACCGATACCCAGGGAAAGGGGGTTTTTCTCAAGGATGATAAAGGGCGGTGGTCAGTTATAAATATCTGGGCTCACTGGTGTGCACCCTGTCGGGAAGAGATTCCGGAGTTGAACGCTCTGGCCAGTGACGGCAAGGTTCGGGTTCTTGGCTACGATTTTGATCACAGCCAGGGAGAAAAACTGGTAAAAAAAGCTAAGCATATGGGGATTCAGTTTCCTGTTGTGACGGAGAGTCCGATGGCGCTGTTGGCAATCAAACCCCCTCAGGCATTGCCTGCGACCATGATTGTTAATCCACAGGGAGAGCTGGTTGAAGTACTGTATGGGCCTCAGACAAAGGAGAGCCTTGAGCAGAAAATTCAGAGCTTGAAAAGTAAGGTGAAAGCTGATGACTGA
- a CDS encoding lytic transglycosylase domain-containing protein: MDEGLKIYLEETLSTPESFSDRFAAEVWLIDMSRRLKPFMRHQSQRQRLELLKAIHKKATAAKLSPELLLALIQTESSFDRFAISSAGAQGLMQVMPFWKNIIGRPQDNLTDVETNLKYGSHILNYYLAKEKGNLTRALARYNGSLGKTWYPERVYKNWDRHWRND, translated from the coding sequence GTGGATGAAGGGCTGAAAATCTATCTTGAAGAGACTCTCAGCACCCCTGAGAGCTTTTCTGATCGTTTTGCGGCAGAAGTCTGGCTGATCGATATGTCCAGACGACTCAAGCCGTTTATGAGACACCAGAGCCAGCGACAACGTCTGGAGCTGCTCAAAGCAATTCATAAGAAGGCCACTGCCGCAAAACTTTCCCCCGAACTACTACTGGCATTAATCCAGACAGAATCCTCTTTTGACCGGTTTGCGATTTCTTCTGCCGGGGCCCAGGGCCTGATGCAGGTTATGCCATTCTGGAAAAACATCATTGGTCGTCCACAGGACAACCTGACCGACGTAGAGACCAATCTGAAATACGGCAGCCATATTCTCAATTATTATCTGGCCAAGGAAAAAGGTAACCTGACCCGGGCTTTGGCTCGCTACAATGGCAGCCTTGGCAAAACCTGGTACCCGGAACGAGTGTATAAAAACTGGGATCGCCACTGGCGAAATGACTGA
- a CDS encoding PTS sugar transporter subunit IIC — MQNFANKMEQALMPLAGKLANIKYLVALRDGMVYAMPFFIVGSILLLLLNLPLTDPANFMFSQWYTDLMAEYKGDWLQPFYATLGMSCLFISFGIGSSLGKQYGLPEVTSGFLSLFAFLLVAAPVTGWPPAINANYLDSKGMFTAILVSFLAIEIYRFMHNRKLTIKLPEQVPPAIARSFESLTPVIAIILVLQPLNLFVASLGEGGMLIPELMMKLFVPLVGAADSLPGLLLIVLLVHVLWFCGLHGTNIVVGVITAIMLTNLQANQAAMEAGEALPAIFAGGFLDSFVYLGGAGATLGLAIAMSISKSAHLRSIGRLSVVPGLFNINEPVIFGAPVIMNPILGIPFIGVPLINVTVAYLATSMDLVGRVVALVPWTTPGPLAAFLSTNFSVTALLLSLALVAFSTVAYLPFLNVYSRSLEAQESEQASGKAVTA, encoded by the coding sequence ATGCAGAATTTTGCAAACAAAATGGAACAGGCACTAATGCCTCTGGCTGGTAAGCTGGCCAATATCAAGTATCTGGTTGCTCTACGGGATGGGATGGTTTACGCCATGCCATTTTTTATAGTGGGTTCTATCCTGCTGTTGCTACTCAATCTGCCTCTGACTGATCCTGCCAACTTTATGTTCTCCCAGTGGTATACAGACCTGATGGCAGAATATAAAGGCGACTGGTTGCAGCCATTTTATGCGACACTGGGTATGTCCTGCCTGTTTATCTCTTTTGGTATTGGTTCCAGCCTGGGTAAACAGTATGGGCTGCCTGAAGTTACCAGTGGCTTTTTGTCTTTGTTTGCTTTTTTGTTGGTCGCCGCTCCCGTTACCGGCTGGCCGCCAGCGATCAATGCCAACTATCTCGACAGCAAGGGGATGTTCACCGCCATTCTGGTGTCTTTCCTGGCCATTGAAATTTACCGTTTCATGCATAATCGCAAGCTGACCATTAAGCTTCCAGAACAAGTGCCACCGGCCATTGCCCGTTCTTTTGAATCCCTGACACCGGTGATTGCCATTATCCTGGTGCTGCAACCGCTGAACCTTTTTGTGGCTTCCCTGGGTGAAGGTGGCATGCTGATTCCTGAACTGATGATGAAGCTGTTTGTGCCTCTGGTGGGTGCGGCTGATTCTCTGCCAGGTTTGTTGCTGATTGTTCTGCTGGTGCACGTTCTGTGGTTCTGTGGCTTGCACGGTACCAACATTGTGGTGGGTGTGATCACTGCGATTATGTTGACCAACCTTCAGGCGAACCAGGCTGCCATGGAAGCTGGCGAGGCTCTGCCTGCTATCTTTGCCGGTGGTTTCCTGGACAGTTTTGTTTACCTGGGTGGTGCCGGTGCAACTCTGGGTCTGGCCATTGCCATGTCCATCAGTAAAAGTGCCCACCTGCGCTCCATTGGTCGTCTCTCTGTTGTGCCCGGTCTTTTCAATATTAACGAGCCTGTTATCTTTGGTGCGCCGGTTATTATGAACCCGATTCTGGGTATTCCTTTCATTGGTGTGCCTCTGATTAACGTGACGGTTGCCTACCTAGCTACTTCCATGGATCTGGTAGGTCGAGTGGTTGCTCTGGTGCCCTGGACAACACCGGGCCCACTGGCTGCGTTCCTGAGTACTAATTTCAGCGTCACAGCGCTGCTGCTCAGCCTGGCTCTGGTGGCCTTCTCCACCGTAGCTTATCTGCCATTCCTGAATGTTTACAGTCGTTCTCTGGAAGCACAGGAGTCTGAACAGGCTTCAGGAAAAGCAGTAACTGCCTGA
- a CDS encoding acylphosphatase: MTDQCRRALIEGKVQGVWYRGSTQQEARKLGITGWAKNLPDGRVEVLMCGEEQALDKLEAWLHEGPPMARVTDVSVTREPGQMFSDFITG; the protein is encoded by the coding sequence ATGACTGATCAATGCAGGCGCGCCCTGATTGAGGGAAAAGTGCAGGGTGTCTGGTATCGTGGCTCGACTCAGCAGGAAGCCAGAAAACTGGGAATTACCGGATGGGCAAAAAATCTCCCGGATGGAAGGGTTGAAGTCTTAATGTGTGGTGAAGAGCAAGCGCTGGACAAGCTGGAAGCCTGGCTTCATGAAGGCCCTCCCATGGCTCGGGTCACGGATGTCAGTGTGACCCGTGAGCCCGGACAGATGTTCTCCGATTTTATTACTGGTTAG